One Natronorubrum halophilum genomic window, GTCTCGCGGGTGAGCTGACAGCCACCGGCCGCACGCTTCCAGACGGGGTTGAGCAGGTCCTGACCGGTCCCGCGCCAGCCGTCGGCGTGAACGTGCTCGAGAAACCGGACCTCCCCGCCCGGCTTCAGCACCCGGACGACCTCCTCGAGGGCGGCGTCGGGGTCCTGAACGGTACAGAAGACGAGTCCCGAAATGACGACGTCGAAGCTGTCGTCGGGATAGGGCAACGATTCCGCCCGAGCATCTCGGAGGTCGACCTCGAGCCCCGCCTCTCGGGCGGTACGCGCCGCCCGCTTGCGCATGTGCGGATCGGGTTCGATCGCGTGATACTCGAGGTCCCCGCTGGCCCCGTCGACGACGAACGGGAACATGTCGCCGGTGCCACAGCCGAGTTCGAGAACGCGCCCCGAGAGCTCCCGCGTGAGAGACTCCCGATGGGGGGCGAGCAGGGACGACTGCGGAACCAGATCGTAGAGCGCGGCGAAGACGGGATGGGAGATCCCGTGGTTCTCCTCGGTCGTGGTCTGGGCGTTTGGCTCGGACATCTCACTGAAACACGGTACAGCGACTGGTAATCGTTTCCCCGGCGACGTCGGCTCGATGAGCGCTATCGGATCGTATCCGGGATTCGTTCGATCACGTCGGTCGCGAGGACCCCCGGGCCGTACTCGGCGGTCGCTAGTTCACCGCTCTTGCCGATGATCCACGTCCCCAGTTCCGCCGCCTCGGTGCGATCCATTCCCTGGCCGAGCAGGGAGGCGATTATTCCGGCCAGCGTATCCCCCGTCCCGGCGACCGACAGCGCCGACGTTCCCGTCTCGTTTTGCACGCGCTCGCCGGCGGCGACGATTTCGTCGACGTCCCCGGTCAGCGTAACGACCCCACCCGTCTCCTCGGAGAACGCCTCGAGCGAGCCGTAATGGTCGCGTATCGCATCGTCCTCCGACCCGCTCGGCGTGAGGATCGTGTTCGAGAGATCGGCCTCGAGCGCGGGTTCGATCGCGAGCGCGTCGACGACGGTCGGGACGTCGATCGTATCGATCGCCTCGTGGACGGCGTTGCGGTCCGCGTCGACGAGTCCCGGACCGATCACGAGCGCGTCGGCCCACTCGCTCATCTCGCGGGTCCGTTTGACCGCGCTCTCCTCGAACTGTTCGCCCGCGTAGCGGTCCACGAGCAGGTTCGGCTCGTGGCCCGCGACGATTTCGTAGAGCGGGTCCGGGACGAACGCCCGGACGTGATCGGAGCCGGTCCGGAGCGCCGCTCGACCGACGAGGGCGGGCTGATTCGGATACTCGATGGCTCCGGCGACGATGCCGACGCGACCGTTGTCCAGACCGGTCTCCTCGGAGACGTTCGAGAGCGTTCGCTGGAGGCGTCCCATGAGTTATCTCCCGGATCGTAACGGGTAGCCGTTCGGCAGGCGTGTTCCGGTCGCATTCGAACGCGGGGGTCGGGACCCGTCGTGTGCCGCACCAAAGCATAGGTCGTGGCCATCGTAGCAAGAGCCATGTTCGACGACAGAACCGACGCCGGCGAACGGCTCGCGGCGGAACTCGAGTCCCGCGGTCTCGAGGCCGATATCGTCCTCGGGATTCCCCGCGGTGCCTTACCCGTCGCCCGGCCGGTCGCCGACGCGCTGGACGCCGACCTGGACGTGGTCGTCGCCCGAAAGATGGGGGCACCGAAGAACCCCGAACTGGCGCTCGGTGCGGTCGCGAGCGACGGCAGCGTCTGGTACAACGAGGACCTCATCGATCGACTCGGCGTCTCGGACGAGTACTTAGAGGAGATCCGGGGGGAAGAGGCGAACAACGCCCGCGAGAAGGCCGATCGGTATCGTGAGACGGTCGGCCTACCGGATCTCCAGGGCAAACGCGTGATCGTCGTCGACGACGGCGTTGCAACCGGCGCGACCGCGATGGCCTGCCTGCGACAGATCCGGAATAGCGGTGCCGCGTTCGTCGCGCTCGCGGTTCCGGTCGGCTCGCCGCGAGGGATCGGCGACCTCGAGACGGAGGCCGACGAGATAATCGCCCTCCGGACGCCCCAGTCGTTCCGCGCGGTCGGCCAGTTCTACCGAACGTTCGGACAGGTGAGCGACGAGGAGGCGGTCGGGTACCTCGAACGGGAAAGGACGGAGTAGCGCGTCCGATTCCGAACCGGCGTTTCTCGGACGGTCCCGTCAGGGCCAGAGCCCGCGTACCTCGTGGGCCTCGCCGACTCGCGACAGCGCGACGATGTATGCGGCGTCGCGCCAGCTCACGCCCCGTCGCTCCACCTCCTCGCGCAGGTGCGACCACGCGTCGATCATCTCGGCTTCGAGTTCCTCGTGGACGCGCTCGAGCGTCCACTGGCGGCGGTTGATGTCTTGGAGCCACTCGAAGTAGCTCACCGTCACCCCGCCGGCGTTCGCGAGGATGTCGGGGACGACGTGGACGCCGCGCTCGTCGAGAATCGTGTCCGCGGCGAACGTGGTCGGCCCGTTCGCACCCTCGACGACGATGTCGGCCGCCACGGCCTCGGCGTTGTCCGC contains:
- a CDS encoding NAD(P)H-hydrate dehydratase translates to MGRLQRTLSNVSEETGLDNGRVGIVAGAIEYPNQPALVGRAALRTGSDHVRAFVPDPLYEIVAGHEPNLLVDRYAGEQFEESAVKRTREMSEWADALVIGPGLVDADRNAVHEAIDTIDVPTVVDALAIEPALEADLSNTILTPSGSEDDAIRDHYGSLEAFSEETGGVVTLTGDVDEIVAAGERVQNETGTSALSVAGTGDTLAGIIASLLGQGMDRTEAAELGTWIIGKSGELATAEYGPGVLATDVIERIPDTIR
- a CDS encoding class I SAM-dependent methyltransferase, producing MSEPNAQTTTEENHGISHPVFAALYDLVPQSSLLAPHRESLTRELSGRVLELGCGTGDMFPFVVDGASGDLEYHAIEPDPHMRKRAARTAREAGLEVDLRDARAESLPYPDDSFDVVISGLVFCTVQDPDAALEEVVRVLKPGGEVRFLEHVHADGWRGTGQDLLNPVWKRAAGGCQLTRETVPQFVGHEALAVEEIDRLEIGVFPASPVVRGRLRRRRDMILDP
- a CDS encoding phosphoribosyltransferase gives rise to the protein MFDDRTDAGERLAAELESRGLEADIVLGIPRGALPVARPVADALDADLDVVVARKMGAPKNPELALGAVASDGSVWYNEDLIDRLGVSDEYLEEIRGEEANNAREKADRYRETVGLPDLQGKRVIVVDDGVATGATAMACLRQIRNSGAAFVALAVPVGSPRGIGDLETEADEIIALRTPQSFRAVGQFYRTFGQVSDEEAVGYLERERTE